In Cydia splendana chromosome 3, ilCydSple1.2, whole genome shotgun sequence, one DNA window encodes the following:
- the LOC134806437 gene encoding protein ILRUN: MDIDGSSMPNPQNIGEIDQNLLLQFSCMNTTDREELIGQMQRLLGPSLTHNTASFFLDMSNWNLQTAICCYLDYTLPQKLPSMSLKAAQNQETAVGPGVCFEQNWTIANTGAESWPGSCRLVQAGGEPLGATPVYVPPLPPGHSTTVMLKLVAPSRPGTHRGYFHLLTEKGDQIGDTLWVEVTVESEMTMALVEQLAALPVPSSRTDDTATSNVNQMPQDDQMC; the protein is encoded by the exons ATGGATATTGATGGTTCATCCATGCCAAATCCCCAAAATATTGGGGAAATAGATCAAAATTTACTTTTACAGTTTAGCTGTATGAATACTACAGACAGGGAAGAACTAATAGGTCAAATGCAGAGACTTTTAGGTCCTAGTTTGACCCATAACACAGCTAGTTTCTTTCTTGATATGAGTAATTG GAACTTGCAGACTGCAATATGTTGTTATTTAGACTACACCTTACCACAAAAACTTCCATCTATGTCATTGAAGGCAGCTCAAAACCAGGAAACGGCTGTTGGTCCTGGGGTTTG ttttgaACAAAACTGGACTATTGCCAATACAGGGGCTGAGAGTTGGCCTGGTAGCTGTAGATTGGTACAAGCGGGAGGAGAGCCACTTGGTGCTACACCTGTCTATGTGCCTCCTTTACCTCCGGGACACTCCACCACTGTTATGTTGAAATTAGTAGCACCTAGCAGGCCTGGTACGCATAGGGGTTATTTCCACTTATTGACTGAAAAAGGAGACCAAATAGGAG ATACATTGTGGGTGGAAGTCACGGTAGAGTCTGAGATGACCATGGCTCTGGTGGAGCAACTGGCTGCACTACCCGTCCCAAGTAGTAGAACAGATGACACTGCCACATCTAACGTTAATCAG ATGCCACAAGATGACCAGATGTGTTGA